DNA sequence from the Neochlamydia sp. AcF84 genome:
GTCCCTGCGCTTTATAACCTCAATAAAGAAAGATTGCTTCCCTCTCACTTCGCCTGTGTAGGTTTTGCACGGCGTAAAAAAGCTGATGAGGACTTTCGCCATGAGATGATGGAAGGAATCAATAGCTTTTCACGCACAAGGCCTGTCGATAAGAACATGTGGAATACTTTTAGTGAGCAGCTGTATTATCATATGGCCGAATTCCATGAAGATGAAGGGTATATACGGCTAGCTAAGCTCCTTGAAGACCTAGATATTAAATATGGAACAAAAGGAAATAGAGTTTTTTATCTATCTACCCAGCCTAGTTTTTTTCCTCTTATTATCCAAAAACTGAGCCAACATAACCTTATTTATAACGAGGTAGAAAATCCTGATAAATGGTCGCGAGTTATTATTGAAAAACCTTTTGGCTTCGACTTAGACTCTGCCAAGAATCTGCAAAAAGAAATATCTCAATATCTCAACGAGTCGCAGATCTATCGCATCGACCATTATTTAGGTAAAGAAACTGTACAAAACCTTTTAGTATTTCGTTTTAGCAATCCTCTTTTTGAAGCTATTTGGAATAATAGCCACGTCGATAATGTCCAAATTACAGTAGGAGAAGAAATAGGCATTGGCAACCGCGGTCGATTTTTTGAAGAAGCAGGCATGCTAAGAGATATTGTTCAAAATCATATGATGCAACTTCTCTCTCTTGTCTGTATGGAACCTCCCAATAGCCTTAAAGCTGAAGCCATTCATAATGAAAAAGTCAAAGTGATTGAATCCATTCGCCCTTTTTCTATGGATCAGATGGATCGCTTAATCATCCGCGGACAATATGGCCCCGGCCTTATTAACGGCCAGCCAGTCAAT
Encoded proteins:
- the zwf gene encoding glucose-6-phosphate dehydrogenase is translated as MVIFGATGDLTARKLVPALYNLNKERLLPSHFACVGFARRKKADEDFRHEMMEGINSFSRTRPVDKNMWNTFSEQLYYHMAEFHEDEGYIRLAKLLEDLDIKYGTKGNRVFYLSTQPSFFPLIIQKLSQHNLIYNEVENPDKWSRVIIEKPFGFDLDSAKNLQKEISQYLNESQIYRIDHYLGKETVQNLLVFRFSNPLFEAIWNNSHVDNVQITVGEEIGIGNRGRFFEEAGMLRDIVQNHMMQLLSLVCMEPPNSLKAEAIHNEKVKVIESIRPFSMDQMDRLIIRGQYGPGLINGQPVNGYRQEENVHPQSTVETYVALQLFIDNWRWSGVPFYLRAGKRLPKRATEIAITFKAVPGFLFNDAGKTIEQNVLVIRIQPDEGISLKINCKVPGINSPIQPVKMDFQYGSYFGATPPEAYERLILDCMSGDNTLFARADEVLASWKLLSPILHHWQDNPAPCFPNYAAGTWGPEEANQLLAQSGRKWSLI